In Candidatus Omnitrophota bacterium, one DNA window encodes the following:
- a CDS encoding YbaB/EbfC family nucleoid-associated protein, translating to MKGLGNLANMLKQAHTMQQRLAEIQQELENVEVSASAGGGMVTIAMNGKQKITSIKIDPEIVNKDDVAMLEDLIAAAVNETQTRVQEIVKERMTSLTGGISIPGITS from the coding sequence ATGAAAGGTTTAGGAAATTTAGCCAATATGTTGAAGCAGGCCCACACCATGCAGCAGCGTTTGGCCGAAATTCAACAGGAACTGGAAAACGTTGAAGTCAGCGCCAGCGCAGGCGGCGGCATGGTTACCATCGCCATGAATGGAAAACAAAAAATCACTTCGATCAAGATCGATCCTGAAATCGTCAACAAGGACGATGTCGCCATGCTGGAAGATTTGATCGCCGCCGCCGTGAACGAAACTCAGACCCGGGTTCAGGAAATCGTGAAGGAACGCATGACTTCCTTGACGGGCGGAATATCGATCCCCGGAATAACGTCATGA